One Rosa chinensis cultivar Old Blush chromosome 3, RchiOBHm-V2, whole genome shotgun sequence DNA window includes the following coding sequences:
- the LOC112191769 gene encoding TMV resistance protein N, which translates to MALSTHRASPSLAWDESPPHWKFDVFLSFRGEDTRWGFISHLYRELEFWQAFKIFKDDRELEIGASISPELLSAIEQSHLAIVVLSPNYASSTWCLDELSKIIESMEKGKKRILPVFFNVDPSDVRHQRSSFADAFAKHEVKFSDQIEKVERWREALRKVANLSGWDAKNYKCERELIEVIVKRVWEKVRPTIILSDSEEKLVGIDFRLRQMRLLLAPEEKDVRFIGIWGMGGVGKTTLARLVYEKISHHFDVAEFLFDHGPLINLQNQVLSQILKENISPVWDEYKGTIFIRKCLSNKKVLLVFDDVDSCDHLEKLAGHKSWFGEGSRIIVTTRDKRLLTERRIELSFELVRLNDNDALELFSHKAFEKDQPEEGFLELSKCFVDYVEGLPLALKILGSSLYKRDLEAWKSALDKLKKGCDAKVFNSLKISYDALDYMEKSIFLDIAFFYTGVKKGRVIESLESCDLSGHYGIELLIEKSLITIDQHNNVRMHGLVQEMAWEIVRQESREEPGLRSRLCHRNDIFHVFMRNTGTEAIKGIRLCLPRLEEADSSWNCECFSKMPKLMFLEFHNLIISSGPKSLPNSLIILNWNRYPSKSLPAGFRPNILAELKMQENNLVRLWDGRQDLPNLKYMDLKWSKSLKETPDFTGIPNLEELDLACCDGLVKVHPSIAVNKKLKQLTLYGCKNVKVFPSKIEMDSLEFLSLEDCSKVKIPEFGEGMKNLSLVYASGTASEELPSSIEHLVGLTCLFINDSKSLQSLPGTAIFKLKSLRELGMSGCPKLKKLVENTGETKDKPPALRQIFGGSSMKRKLYMGFTGLFKKKGPEPVCLALPSPGALSSLQGLFLDYCNLCQGGIPDDIGYCLPSLEWLHLSGNNFVSLPPSIKCLSKLRFLNLKRCKRLQQLPDLPSNEELSVFADDCDSLKMLSKPSQQGRFTELVSFRLTTVNCFGLIDNEGLNNGIFSMLSRLAAQGISPSSLSLSGDVFRPPFDIVSPGSKISEWFDIQSEGDSLTVELPPDRESEWMGIVFCVVFANQKDQFDYFQIECSSPGIRREYSVPMEKPGIRRDHLWVSFMPRGQIQDTTSCSIRFSFVAHFYTISGCTPSSNCVKRCGARLLYEQDLKNLLDGKTNILKRSREYCDSEEAEPGEGPSAIAIGSSNKESVFKRLKA; encoded by the exons ATGGCTTTGAGCACCCACAGAGCCTCCCCATCTCTTGCTTGGGATGAATCACCTCCCCATTGGAAATTCGACGTCTTCTTGAGTTTCAGGGGTGAAGACACCCGCTGGGGTTTCATCTCCCATTTATACCGCGAACTGGAGTTCTGGCAAGCATTCAAGATATTCAAGGACGACAGAGAGCTTGAAATCGGAGCTAGTATCTCTCCGGAGCTCTTGAGCGCTATCGAACAATCACATCTCGCCATAGTTGTTCTCTCACCCAACTATGCTTCTTCCActtggtgcttggatgaactttCCAAAATTATCGAGTCCATggaaaagggaaaaaagagaATTCTGCCTGTTTTCTTTAATGTGGATCCATCCGACGTTCGACATCAAAGGAGCAGCTTTGCTGACGCCTTTGCTAAGCACGAAGTGAAGTTCAGTGATCAAATAGAGAAGGTGGAGAGGTGGAGAGAAGCTTTAAGAAAAGTGGCCAATCTCTCTGGATGGGATGCCAAGAATTATAA ATGTGAAAGAGAGCTTATAGAAGTCATCGTGAAACGTGTGTGGGAGAAAGTGCGTCCTACAATCATATTGTCAGATTCTGAAGAAAAGTTAGtcggaattgattttagacttAGGCAGATGCGGTTGCTTTTAGCTCCTGAGGAAAAGGATGTTCGATTTATTGGAATATGGGGTATGGGTGGAGTGGGTAAGACTACCCTTGCTAGGCTAGTGTACGAGAAAATTTCCCATCATTTTGATGTGGCTGAGTTTCTTTTTGATCATGGTCCACTAATCAATCTTCAAAATCAGGTTCTTTCCCAAATCTTGAAGGAAAATATTTCCCCAGTTTGGGATGAGTACAAAGGAACCATTTTCATTAGAAAATGCCTGTCTAATAAAAAGgttcttcttgtttttgatgATGTTGATAGTTGTGACCACCTAGAAAAATTGGCCGGACATAAATCTTGGTTTGGTGAGGGAAGCAGAATCATCGTTACAACTAGAGATAAACGTCTCCTCACCGAGCGTCGTATAGAATTATCATTTGAGCTAGTGCGGTTAAATGACAATGATGCTCTTGAGCTCTTTAGTCACAAAGCCTTCGAAAAAGATCAGCCAGAGGAAGGGTTTTTAGAGCTTTCCAAGTGTTTTGTAGATTATGTCGAAGGGCTTCCCTTAGCTCTTAAAATTCTTGGAAGTTCTTTGTACAAGAGAGATCTAGAGGCATGGAAAAGTGCATTGGACAAACTAAAGAAAGGCTGTGATGCAAAGGTTTTTAATTCACTCAAAATAAGTTATGATGCACTGGACTACATGGAGAAAAGCATTTTTCTGGACATTGCATTCTTCTACACAGGGGTGAAGAAGGGGCGAGTAATTGAATCGCTAGAAAGTTGTGACCTTAGTGGTCATTATGGGATAGAACTTCTCATTGAGAAATCTTTGATAACTATCGATCAGCACAACAATGTTCGGATGCATGGTTTGGTACAAGAAATGGCATGGGAAATTGTTCGTCAAGAATCTCGTGAGGAGCCCGGTCTTCGCAGCCGCTTGTGTCATCGTAATGACATCTTTCATGTATTCATGAGAAATACG GGAACAGAAGCGATAAAAGGTATACGGTTATGTTTACCTCGTTTAGAAGAGGCAGATTCAAGCTGGAATTGTGaatgcttctctaagatgccCAAATTAATGTTTCTTGAATTTCATAATTTAATAATTAGTTCAGGCCCCAAATCCCTCCCAAATTCGTTGATAATTCTCAATTGGAATCGGTATCCTTCCAAATCTCTTCCAGCTGGTTTCCGGCCAAATATACTTGCTGAACTGAAGATGCAAGAAAACAATCTTGTCCGGCTTTGGGATGGAAGACAG GACTTGCCTAACTTGAAATATATGGATCTTAAGTGGTCCAAAAGCTTGAAGGAGACCCCAGATTTCACAGGTATTCCGAATCTTGAGGAGTTGGATCTTGCATGTTGTGACGGTTTAGTTAAGGTCCATCCATCCATTGCAGTGAACAAAAAGCTTAAACAGTTGACACTCTATGGATGTAAAAATGTCAAGGTGTTCCCAAGTAAGATAGAAATGGATTCTCTCGAGTTTCTCAGTCTTGAAGACTGCTCAAAAGTAAAGATTCCAGAATTTGGAGAAGGGATGAAAAATTTATCTCTAGTCTACGCATCTGGGACCGCTAGTGAGGAATTACCTTCATCAATTGAACATCTGGTTGGCCTTACTTGTCTGTTTATAAATGATAGCAAAAGTCTCCAGAGTCTTCCTGGTACCGCAATTTTTAAACTGAAGTCTCTTAGAGAACTCGGAATGTCTGGATGCCCAAAGCTTAAGAAACTTGTAGAAAATACGGGGGAGACTAAAGACAAGCCGCCAGCCTTGCGACAAATTTTTGGTGGATCATCTATGAAAAGGAAGCTTTACATGGGCTTTACGggcttatttaaaaaaaagggTCCAGAGCCTGTGTGCTTGGCGTTGCCATCTCCAGGGGCTTTATCGTCTTTGCAGGGGTTATTTCTAGATTATTGTAATCTGTGTCAAGGAGGTATCCCCGACGATATTGGCTACTGCTTGCCGTCTCTAGAATGGTTGCATCTTAGTGGAAATAATTTTGTTAGTCTTCCTCCAAGCATTAAATGCCTTTCTAAGCTTCGGTTCCTTAATTTGAAGAGATGCAAAAGGCTTCAACAATTACCGGATCTCCCATCGAATGAGGAATTATCAGTATTTGCAGACGATTGCGATTCCTTAAAAATGTTGTCAAAACCATCACAGCAGGGCAGATTCACCGAATTGGTGTCCTTTCGTTTAACAACCGTCAATTGCTTTGGATTGATTGACAATGAAGGCTTGAATAATGGAATATTTTCAATGCTAAGTAGATTGGCCGCTCAg GGCATCTCTCCCTCGTCTCTCTCATTAAGCGGTGATGTTTTTCGTCCGCCATTCGATATTGTAAGTCCTGGAAGTAAAATTTCAGAGTGGTTCGATATTCAAAGCGAGGGAGATTCATTGACTGTGGAGCTGCCTCCGGATCGGGAATCAGAGTGGATGGgcattgtgttttgtgttgtttttgccaATCAGAAAGATCAGTTTGATTATTTTCAAATTGAATGTTCATCGCCAGGGATTCGTAGAGAATACTCTGTGCCGATGGAAAAACCAGGGATTCGTAGAGATCATCTTTGGGTGTCTTTTATGCCTCGTGGTCAAATCCAGGATACCACAAGCTGCTCTATTAGGTTCTCATTCGTCGCGCATTTTTACACGATTAGTGGTTGTACTCCAAGCTCGAATTGTGTGAAGAGGTGTGGGGCTAGATTGTTGTACGAGCAAGATTTGAAAAACCTCCTCGATGGAAAAACCAACATCTTGAAGCGGAGTCGTGAATATTGTGACTCGGAGGAGGCCGAGCCAGGGGAAGGTCCAAGTGCAATTGCAATTGGTAGCTCTAACAAAGAATCGGTTTTTAAAAGACTCAAGGCATGA